In the Drosophila willistoni isolate 14030-0811.24 chromosome 3R, UCI_dwil_1.1, whole genome shotgun sequence genome, ataaacaaattgttgttgttgttccatGCAGTGTTACCAGCTCTGCCTAAGGCCCATTGCCCACTATTTTTACATAACCAGTATTTTTCAACGTAGAAAAGTTATCTACATGTACACTTAGTAATGTTGGCGCCCAAAAAAGAGAGGGAattgaataatatttaataaaagaaACATTAAATAACTTTGTTTTACTTTACTAAAATGCATGTCAAATGTCCATTTAATAAATCTATCTAAAAACTATCACAGGCAAAACAGCAATTACACTCTAGAAATCTAAATTACAATTACACaattacatttacatatagatatgcagatatatatgtatgtatgttagcCGCTTCAACTTCCATCTAGGAACTTTTGTACAGACATTTTGCCATTGGAAAAGAAAGACTAACTAACGGCTTGGATGATTCTGTGGCATATTAAATTCCCACAGTTTCATATTATTATCGAGCACTTCGTGGAaccatctctctttctcagGTTGCTCCCTAAAGACCACATTGAGTGACTTAAGATCCAATTGCAGAATGGCATCGTTTCCCAGAAGCGTATCCAGGGATCTCAAGAGCGTACTATTTCCATGCAATTTCAGCAATGTCACATATTTCACCACATAGTACTCATACTGCAGTTTGCGACGAGCCCAACGTTCCACAGTTGCATTGGCACTGGCCGAACGTATTTGACCCAGATGCTCGGCAAACCATGGTGCAAAATAATTGTAAAGATCCAATTTCGATAGACCATTAAGACCCTTGCTCTTGATGCGATCCTACAAAAgggaaaacaataataaattattaaaatcatttgATTAATAGCCAAATTGAAATTACCTTAATcattttatagtttttgcGACTATATACAAATACTTGATATAGAGAGTTCCCAGTGGTATAGGAGTTGACATAGTGTGTGCCAAAGGACTCCATGAAACGTATGGCCGATGTTAGATTCCCAATTTCCAATTGATCTATGCGAGCTCTCACATCCGGCTCAAGCGGCTGATCGATAGGTATTTGTGAATTCAGTTTTCCAGTTTCCCGGAACCGCACTACACGCACCAATACATATGAGTAATCTCCCTGTATAAAGGAGGTATTAATGCCAAGTTTTTTGGCTGCATTCTCCGGAAACCAACCGCCCGTAAAGGCTTCCCATGGCTTGTCCAAACGTTCAATTGTAAAATCACGAAAATATGCCTGAAACAGTTGGCGACGATTCTCACAGAATTCCATGTGGAAGTCACCATGGAAAATGCCAGGAGTATTATCCTCACGATTCTCAGTCAGATCAGTAATGTTCTAAAAGAagtaattgaaaataaatggaATGGTAAATTGATAGATTGCGTTATTTCATTACCTTGTAAATATTCCATGTTGGCTCCTTGAATATCCAACGCTCTGAGTCGACATTATCATTGTAGGGTATTACACGCATCGATATGCCCAAATAGCCATAACGTAGAAATATATTGATGGCTTTGCCAATGCGCAGCTGGGATTCACGGCTACCAACGATAGACAAGAGCAACAATGTCACTAGCCAGAAAATTCCCAGCCGCGGACTCGGGCTCATCTCTTAGCCTTTTCGTCTGTGTTCACCAGCATGCAAGGAAACTACAAATAGACCTAAACAACGAGACAGGTGTTTACTCATGAGATTAgccaacaatttattttttatttgcagcCAACTTAGTTGGCTATAAATTATACGAGCTCTAATTGACCGTGAACCTTTAGTGGCGCTGAACTTGAACTGCGAACAAGTTGAGGCCACCAAATGGGGCAAACGGCAGCGTTGATGATTTAAACAGAGAGGCGATCTTTGATCACCTCAAGTGGTTGCAATTACCCAtctaaaaacataaaaacccCTAGAGGGATAAAGAgagaagaagagagagaggaggCAACCATTTAATTTGGTTCAGCAAGACAAGAAACCGCCGTCATTCGTCTGACATGCAAATTGTTTCCTAAACcatatttattttcgttttttgccTGACTAAAATGGTATAACCGTTTGGCGCACTACATTAAACCGGTTTGCCGCTCGCCAATCTCCAACAACTATGACTGATTATTGCTTGAGGAAGCCACAAGAGCGTtcactatacatacataggtataaGCCAACAGCaatgacaacgacaacgacagcaacagcagcaacggcagcaacaacTGCCTAACCGCATTGCAACTTGTTGCGCAAAATCCAGTCGTAAAGTGTTTAGAATTGCCGCTGTTATCAGTTGGCTAagaaacatcaacaacaacaacaacatgttAGACTGGTCAAAACATAAAGGTTAGCCGGGTGTTGACCATGTTTATATGAGTCACACCTGTTGCTGGCGTTGCTGTTGCTTCCAAACGCACTGAAGCGCTACATTTGACAGCGGTGACTACGAGACTATCATTACAATGATGACGGTCAAATTGTTAACATTTTAAATCAACCATAAAATGTAGGCGACATTAATAAGTATACACACAATTTTACTTAGAAAATCCATAGAGAGACTTCTAGTTCGAGTGCAGACAAAGTGAAATGATTGATGATACTTGGAGAACTTTTAAGTACAGACAGAGACTCGAAAACCACAATTATATACCTACTTAGAATATGGTTACCATATAGTATTAGAGGGCTCATCCACAATGtattcaaaagtttttgcttatTCTGAGTACTCGTGAATTAGTGTTTGTATTTGAATGATTTTcagtgttattttttttgtatttgaatgATTTTCAGTGTCAAATCAAATGTGTTTTATGAAACTAAATAAATGATGCAATTGAAAAAGGATCAGTATATTTGAAAGGCTCTATGAATGCCTTCAAATTTAACCCAACACCTTATGGGTACTCATGCGAATAAAGTTTTAGAGATTTCCCAGTATTCAGCAAGGGCCACGGGTAGCGGTCCCCCCTTGAGCATAAGATTAGTTTgagattaatttaatttgccttaaatttgttgttttttataattCATTTAGTTCTTTCTATTCATATAAAGACAAGATgctatttgtgtgtgtgtttttaaaatgttttagaaAAATAGAATCAAAACATTGAAAATAAGATTCAGAACGAATTCACCGATATTTCTAGGGATCAATCGGTGATAAATATTGAACTATTAGCAGTTTGTTCCTAAACTTCTCTTCAATATCATtcttggtaaaaaaaaaaaaatgttcctTGAATATTTTAAGTACAATCTCCTACTAACAATAGCTAAAATGAGTGTTTCAAAAAGTGGATAAAATCCTACTAACAATAGTTAAAATCAGTGTCTAAAAATCggtttaaaatgttttatgtgTACTCAGTTATATCATTTGTTCAGTCATCTATTCATTTAATTGAGTCGAGtgataaataaatgaattagttCTTGTTTTTACCcaatttatttaagtttttgcagccgaaacaaattttgtatttgaatCAAAgcttattaaacaaatttactaataaaacgttaataaaaacaagttaatttttgcatatttactTTTCtgtaaaaaactaaatatgtGTTAAAAACTTTGCTATTCGAAAAAGTCAACCAACTGACCAAAATGAATTAATATTCAtttagttggttttttgtaAGAAACAAATAAGATATTAAGTCGTTGTGAATTCAGTCCAGCAGCCCTTAATTTAGTGAtccaaaataaatgaaatatatcaattttatttactaacattaatattttcattttaaaactgTTTAATTTAGAAATTTTCACGAACAATTTTTAAACCAAAGTAGTAAAATGTCAATTATTTGATCTACTGAATACTTTTTTAACTAACTAACTTTAGATAATAAACTCTTCTCAATTTTGTACTAGGTATTTCTAAGGTTTTAATGTTTAATATCcgcacaaaaatttaaatatggaattatatgcacatatttttaaaatttgactAATTTGTGCATTAGAATTTGATGAGCAGTTTGTTAATGATTTGCTTTTTGGCATTTCTAATGAAcgattaaaattttcaaaattcaaaagaCCTTGCCCGCAGCTTTTTGGAAGTCATTCTTTCAACATTTAGTCAGACTTTTAGAAAACATATAAGTAAATATGAATACCCCTAATGATTGAACTATTGAAGACAAGTTTTTGTATAATTCCCGCGCTGAAAACTAAATTGAATGGGCAACATTTCTTTGGCAATTGCCAGCGATGAACCAGCTTAAAAGCCATCACCTAAACAATATGAAATAAGAGGTATGTATATGATATAATGATAGGTGGCTATACCCATAACTATAAGTATTTACAATAGCAGCCCCGATGAGCATAAGACCTTGTGCAAaagacccaaaaaaaaaaaagaagaaaaaccaatgAATTGAGATTCAGATCGAAACGTAGATGAAAGATGGAGCCAAAAACCGAAGacaaagtcaaaaaaaaaagatgacgACTCATGAGGGTGAGTGAGTATATATAGTACGAGGGGGGTACGAGGAGGTTGTAGGTAAAAATAACTTCAGGGTAGACGATGAATCAAAAATTCAATACGTGTATCTGGGACTGCGAATGCAATgagcttcttttttttggtttggtttggtttggtccGCATACTCTAAAAAGTCGGCCAGAGTCAATTGGGGATTCTTTATGCGCATTTTATGTCTTTATGTAGGCGGTTTGAAGGGCACACGCATAAAGGTCTGCAGTTTACACACtgattttcttgttttatttacGTTATGTGCGTTATTTTATGCTACTAACAAAAATCAGTTTCCTTGAAGCGGCGTTAAACAAACGTTTAAGCTGTTTTTATTGCATATTATTTTCAAGCTAAAGCGAGAATACAACTTTAAcaacttaaacaaaaaattgacgTAACCATAATCAAAAGCTTGAAGAGCTGAGAGTAGAGAATATAGTATGTCTGACTGTATGTATTATAGAGACTGCCACTGATTGGTCAGAGTTGTTTTGGCAGTGGTTTGCCTTATCGCCGCCATTTAATGGGAACTGACAACACAGGGTTCACtcttaaaccaaaaaaaaaacacaaatcatTACCATTGCACAAGGCAGATCATTgaaaattcaacaatttttttatttttgattgaCTGCGGTTAAAGGTCAGCCATTGATTCTATGGCCCCTAAGGCAATTGAACAGatatagcagcagcagcagcggcaacagatacagatacagatacggATACTTAA is a window encoding:
- the LOC6650332 gene encoding torso-like protein, which gives rise to MSPSPRLGIFWLVTLLLLSIVGSRESQLRIGKAINIFLRYGYLGISMRVIPYNDNVDSERWIFKEPTWNIYKNITDLTENREDNTPGIFHGDFHMEFCENRRQLFQAYFRDFTIERLDKPWEAFTGGWFPENAAKKLGINTSFIQGDYSYVLVRVVRFRETGKLNSQIPIDQPLEPDVRARIDQLEIGNLTSAIRFMESFGTHYVNSYTTGNSLYQVFVYSRKNYKMIKDRIKSKGLNGLSKLDLYNYFAPWFAEHLGQIRSASANATVERWARRKLQYEYYVVKYVTLLKLHGNSTLLRSLDTLLGNDAILQLDLKSLNVVFREQPEKERWFHEVLDNNMKLWEFNMPQNHPSR